The nucleotide sequence CACACACCGCTTTCATGCGCGAATGCCTGGAGCGCGATGGCGAGTCCATCCCGCCCGCGCAGCGCGAGAGCGCGGAGAAGGTCATATACGCGATGGTCACATTCGATGACAAGGGGGAGATCATGGATATCAACGAGATGTACATGCTCACGCTCGAGCAGGAGATCCTCAACGAGAAGGCCGCCGAGATCCTGGCGGAGGTGTCGCGGCTTCGCCGCGAGGCGGAGAAGCGGGGCGACGAAGAGGGCATGCTGGTCTATGACGATGTCATTTCGCTGATCGCCGAGAGGAAGGGGCAGATCATCAGGGAAGTGGACGGGAGCGAGAAAAAGCTCGCGGAGATACGCGGGGC is from Gordonibacter urolithinfaciens and encodes:
- a CDS encoding helix-turn-helix domain-containing protein, whose translation is MSDDITPSEIKRIRKKYGLTQQAFARLLGIGEASMVRYENGQPPSKANANLIRAAAHTAFMRECLERDGESIPPAQRESAEKVIYAMVTFDDKGEIMDINEMYMLTLEQEILNEKAAEILAEVSRLRREAEKRGDEEGMLVYDDVISLIAERKGQIIREVDGSEKKLAEIRGAIDGLARFARFHAAKAA